From one Phycisphaerae bacterium genomic stretch:
- a CDS encoding ABC transporter ATP-binding protein, producing MLTATGHDDAPLASLEQIKKVYRKPGTSVEVHALRGISLTFHRGEYVAICGHSGSGKSTLMNLIGCLDRPTSGRYLLGGDDVAKLDDDTLSEIRGSRLGFVFQNFNLIPQLTILENLEVPLFYQRVPVRDRRERAMYLVERVGLSSRAHHRPMELSGGQQQRAAIARALINDPLLILADEPTGNLDTATGEIILDLFDELNSKIGKTILMVTHEPDVAARCKRVIVLRDGRILSDERQMPGRPSPRPWQPAAVH from the coding sequence ATGCTCACCGCCACTGGTCATGACGATGCTCCCCTGGCGTCGCTCGAGCAGATCAAGAAGGTCTATCGCAAGCCTGGAACCAGCGTTGAGGTTCATGCCCTGCGGGGGATCAGCCTGACCTTCCACCGGGGGGAGTATGTGGCCATCTGCGGGCACAGCGGCTCGGGCAAGAGCACGCTGATGAACCTGATCGGATGCCTGGATCGGCCCACCAGCGGCCGCTACCTGCTTGGCGGCGACGACGTGGCCAAGCTTGACGACGACACTTTGTCGGAGATTCGTGGCAGCCGGCTGGGTTTTGTCTTCCAGAACTTCAACCTCATTCCCCAGTTGACCATCCTGGAGAACCTTGAGGTTCCCCTGTTCTATCAGCGGGTTCCGGTGCGGGATCGGCGCGAACGGGCCATGTACCTGGTCGAGCGTGTCGGGCTGAGCAGCCGGGCCCACCATCGTCCGATGGAACTGTCTGGCGGCCAGCAGCAGCGGGCGGCCATCGCCCGGGCGTTAATCAACGACCCGTTGCTCATTCTGGCCGATGAGCCCACCGGCAACCTGGACACGGCGACGGGCGAGATCATCCTGGATTTGTTTGACGAGCTGAACAGCAAGATCGGCAAGACCATTCTCATGGTGACCCACGAACCCGACGTGGCCGCCCGCTGCAAGCGGGTGATTGTCCTTCGCGACGGGCGGATTCTCAGCGATGAGCGCCAAATGCCAGGGCGGCCCTCGCCAAGGCCATGGCAGCCAGCAGCAGTTCATTGA
- a CDS encoding M20/M25/M40 family metallo-hydrolase has product MLQLVNIDTTPKPSPQACARAEKEVFDIIERFLTTHAPSVVSSRAPIRPDIADHPDFTLPYYTGQTTGPRNDIVRQTYRERGNLLARWPNPDLPVLALNAHIDTVAPHVGGRVEGDQVHGRGSVDDKGACVVMMLTAWLLETLAERFGIRPACELLLEFVIDEETGGNGSLSVALDKTHASADAIVVLECTQLRFHPANRGAVWYSARLDATDTPAHAPADRDHLLEAMAFAVGSLSRCGDGIKSESNHPLFPHRPVQTCHGILGTHGQHPSRVNDYVPLLLRGTGGLGDEIRLLVDEALVEYCARYGDKTRPGAADATLKAHTAWTSLTPESARLEVFGLTGHMGSVDRLDGAITKAAAIVRKLVTARRERGPAWAGLTVTLQNRGPVRTLTLEGGQGFLPTHELDEVCRRIRAAVEKGVRLYTASQGLPEGTIACQTTFDKLRNAAFARPADGPAMRAMLEAGRQTGIYADQPIRGWGASCDARIFAREFPNAEIVTFGPGHLSQAHANDEHVNVNELLLAAMALARAALAFGAHR; this is encoded by the coding sequence ATGCTTCAATTAGTCAATATTGACACCACACCCAAGCCCTCCCCTCAGGCCTGCGCCCGGGCCGAGAAAGAGGTCTTCGACATCATCGAACGGTTCCTGACCACGCATGCCCCGAGCGTGGTCAGCAGCCGCGCGCCCATCCGCCCGGACATCGCCGACCATCCCGATTTCACCCTGCCCTACTACACCGGGCAGACCACCGGACCCAGAAACGACATCGTCCGCCAAACCTACCGAGAGCGAGGTAACCTGCTCGCCCGATGGCCGAACCCCGACCTCCCCGTCCTGGCCCTCAATGCCCACATCGATACCGTCGCCCCCCATGTCGGCGGACGAGTCGAGGGCGACCAAGTCCACGGACGCGGCTCGGTGGACGACAAGGGAGCGTGCGTGGTCATGATGCTGACCGCCTGGCTGCTCGAGACCCTGGCCGAGCGGTTCGGCATCCGGCCTGCCTGCGAGCTGCTCCTCGAGTTCGTCATCGACGAGGAAACCGGGGGCAACGGCAGCCTGTCGGTCGCCTTGGACAAGACCCATGCCTCCGCCGACGCCATCGTGGTCCTGGAGTGCACCCAACTGAGATTCCATCCCGCCAACCGGGGGGCAGTCTGGTACTCCGCCCGGCTCGACGCCACCGATACCCCGGCTCACGCCCCGGCAGACCGAGACCACCTCCTCGAAGCGATGGCCTTTGCGGTCGGCTCGCTGAGCCGATGCGGCGACGGCATCAAGTCCGAGAGCAACCACCCCCTGTTCCCCCATCGCCCCGTGCAAACCTGCCACGGAATCCTCGGCACCCATGGGCAACACCCCTCCCGGGTCAACGATTACGTCCCCCTGCTGTTGAGAGGGACCGGCGGCCTGGGCGACGAAATCCGGCTGCTGGTGGACGAGGCCCTGGTCGAGTACTGCGCGAGGTACGGCGACAAAACCCGGCCTGGCGCCGCTGACGCCACCCTCAAGGCCCACACCGCCTGGACGAGTCTCACCCCCGAATCCGCCCGGCTCGAGGTCTTCGGCCTGACCGGCCACATGGGTTCAGTCGATCGGCTCGACGGCGCGATCACCAAGGCGGCCGCCATCGTCCGCAAGCTGGTCACCGCCCGGCGGGAGCGGGGCCCGGCCTGGGCCGGCTTGACGGTCACGCTGCAGAACCGAGGACCAGTCCGCACCCTGACCCTCGAAGGCGGCCAGGGCTTCCTGCCAACCCACGAATTGGACGAGGTCTGCAGACGAATCAGAGCGGCGGTTGAGAAGGGCGTGCGGCTCTACACAGCTTCGCAGGGCCTTCCCGAGGGAACAATCGCATGCCAGACCACCTTCGACAAGCTGCGCAACGCGGCGTTCGCCCGCCCGGCAGACGGGCCGGCGATGCGGGCCATGCTCGAGGCCGGACGCCAGACGGGTATCTACGCTGACCAGCCGATCCGCGGCTGGGGTGCCTCCTGCGACGCCCGGATCTTCGCCCGCGAATTCCCCAACGCGGAGATCGTCACCTTCGGGCCGGGGCACCTGTCGCAGGCCCATGCCAACGATGAGCACGTGAACGTCAATGAACTGCTGCTGGCTGCCATGGCCTTGGCGAGGGCCGCCCTGGCATTTGGCGCTCATCGCTGA
- the tadA gene encoding Flp pilus assembly complex ATPase component TadA, with the protein MARRQKKLGEILVDWKIITPKALEDALTYAADHDRRIGEALVELELCKEDDVTKALATQFDMAYVDLDKSTDIRASLHLIPEKFIRDHQVLPLGEENGRLKVIISDPLDLEKLDLLRFRLNPNLEISLAPPSKIKRFIDTFMSKEKSLIGETMDSIDQDMPEDEDALSRVAGDEGDAPIIKLINQLIGEAVRMRASDIHVEPMADRVRVRYRVDGVCAERERIPKKLQGSVTARLKLMAGIDLSEKRIPQDGRIKLNVGGKDIDFRVASCPSVHGESIVMRILRPDSVRVGIQALGFEEDDYQTFTKIIRRPNGIFLVTGPTGSGKTTTLYAALQELNRPDKKIITAEDPVEYNFPGMNQCQVKEDIGLTFEKILRAMLRQAPNIILVGEIRDLTVGEVAIQAALTGHLVFSTLHTNDAPSAITRLIDMGVKPFLVASSIQAIMAQRLVRILCTECKQPDPSPDPSYLRVLGYTQAEIEGTKFLRGAGCKRCNGTGFRGRMGIFEMMIMNNELRELAFNRAATSQIRRAAKASGMRNLLADGKLKIQRGTTTLEEVAKHAQAEGIIIDE; encoded by the coding sequence ATGGCCCGACGACAGAAGAAACTCGGCGAAATCCTGGTTGATTGGAAGATCATCACCCCCAAGGCGCTGGAGGACGCGCTGACCTACGCGGCCGACCACGATCGCCGGATCGGCGAGGCGTTGGTTGAGCTTGAGCTGTGCAAGGAGGACGACGTCACCAAGGCCCTGGCGACGCAGTTTGACATGGCCTACGTGGACCTGGACAAGTCCACCGACATCCGGGCCAGTCTGCACCTGATCCCGGAGAAGTTCATTCGCGATCATCAGGTTCTTCCGCTGGGTGAGGAGAACGGGCGTCTGAAGGTGATCATCAGCGACCCTCTGGATCTGGAGAAGCTGGACCTGCTCCGTTTCCGGCTGAATCCGAACCTTGAGATCTCGCTTGCCCCGCCGTCGAAGATCAAGCGCTTCATTGACACCTTCATGTCGAAGGAGAAGAGCCTGATTGGCGAGACCATGGACAGCATTGATCAGGACATGCCTGAAGATGAGGATGCCCTGAGCAGGGTCGCCGGTGACGAAGGCGACGCCCCGATCATCAAGTTGATCAATCAGCTGATTGGCGAGGCGGTTCGAATGAGGGCGAGCGACATTCACGTGGAGCCGATGGCCGACCGGGTTCGTGTCCGGTACCGCGTGGATGGTGTGTGTGCTGAGCGGGAGCGGATTCCCAAGAAGCTGCAGGGCTCGGTGACTGCCCGTTTGAAGCTGATGGCCGGCATCGACCTGTCGGAGAAGCGAATTCCGCAGGACGGTCGTATCAAGCTGAACGTAGGCGGCAAAGACATCGACTTCCGCGTCGCCTCCTGCCCCTCGGTCCACGGCGAGAGCATTGTGATGCGTATTCTGCGGCCTGATTCGGTCCGCGTGGGCATCCAGGCCCTGGGTTTCGAGGAGGACGACTACCAGACGTTCACCAAGATCATCCGCCGGCCGAACGGCATTTTCCTGGTGACTGGTCCGACCGGGTCGGGCAAGACGACCACGTTGTATGCCGCGCTCCAGGAGCTCAACCGTCCGGACAAGAAGATCATCACTGCGGAGGACCCGGTGGAGTACAACTTTCCGGGCATGAACCAGTGTCAGGTCAAGGAAGACATTGGGTTGACCTTCGAGAAGATTCTCCGGGCGATGCTGCGTCAGGCTCCGAACATCATTCTGGTCGGTGAAATCCGTGACTTGACGGTGGGTGAAGTTGCCATTCAGGCGGCTCTGACCGGTCACCTGGTGTTCAGCACGCTGCACACCAACGACGCCCCGAGCGCGATCACGCGTCTGATTGACATGGGGGTGAAGCCGTTCCTGGTGGCCAGTTCGATCCAGGCGATCATGGCCCAGCGGCTGGTGCGTATCCTGTGTACCGAGTGCAAGCAGCCGGATCCGTCGCCGGATCCGAGCTACTTGCGTGTCCTGGGCTACACCCAGGCGGAGATCGAGGGCACCAAGTTCTTGCGCGGGGCGGGGTGCAAGCGATGCAATGGAACGGGTTTTCGTGGCCGAATGGGCATCTTTGAGATGATGATTATGAACAATGAGCTGCGTGAGCTGGCCTTCAACCGTGCGGCGACCAGCCAGATACGTCGTGCGGCCAAGGCCTCGGGCATGCGGAATCTGCTCGCCGACGGCAAGCTGAAGATCCAGCGTGGCACGACGACGCTGGAAGAAGTCGCCAAGCATGCCCAGGCGGAAGGTATCATTATCGACGAGTAA
- a CDS encoding type IV pilus twitching motility protein PilT: MGTLHIDRILETCIKRGASDIHLTVGRPPVLRLHGHLRSLETKVLEPEDTVSLMKAITPDRNQQEIQEEGGTDFGFAFGDAGRFRVSVFRQKGNLAVVLRLIPNKLLTFEEIGLPKIAQALCRRPRGLFLVTGPTGSGKTTTLATMLDYINANFDRHIVTVEEPIEYYHTHKKSLINQREVGLDVPSFAEALRRVLRQDPDVILVGELRDLETMESAIRAAETGHLVFSTVHTTGCQGTVNRIIDAFPHEQQEQIRVQLSTNLIAVLSQALCPKLGKGMIAAYEFMVVTPAISNLIRENKTFRIDSSIQTGKKYGMQLLDEHLLQLFKDHIISAEEAMDKSRNPGEMQDKIEALEKGSALPGPEGSKKPKDEGDDLPRGPKA, translated from the coding sequence ATGGGCACACTGCATATTGACCGTATCCTGGAAACCTGCATTAAGCGCGGGGCATCGGACATTCACTTGACCGTTGGGCGACCGCCGGTGTTGCGGTTACACGGGCACCTGCGGTCGCTGGAGACCAAGGTTCTCGAGCCGGAGGACACGGTCTCGCTGATGAAGGCCATTACCCCGGACCGCAACCAGCAGGAGATCCAGGAGGAAGGTGGCACCGACTTCGGGTTTGCGTTTGGCGACGCTGGCCGCTTCCGGGTCAGTGTCTTCCGCCAGAAGGGCAACCTGGCGGTGGTACTGCGACTGATCCCGAACAAGCTGCTGACTTTCGAGGAGATTGGCCTGCCCAAGATCGCCCAGGCCCTGTGCCGTCGACCGCGTGGCTTGTTCCTGGTCACCGGCCCGACCGGTTCCGGGAAGACCACCACGCTGGCCACGATGCTCGACTACATCAACGCCAATTTCGACCGGCACATTGTGACCGTGGAAGAGCCGATCGAGTACTACCACACGCACAAGAAGTCGCTGATCAATCAGCGTGAAGTCGGGCTGGATGTGCCGAGTTTCGCGGAGGCTCTGCGTCGCGTGCTGCGTCAGGATCCGGACGTCATTCTGGTCGGTGAGCTCCGCGACCTGGAGACGATGGAATCGGCCATTCGTGCGGCCGAGACTGGCCACCTGGTTTTCTCCACCGTGCACACTACCGGGTGTCAGGGCACGGTGAACCGGATCATTGACGCCTTTCCGCACGAGCAGCAGGAGCAGATTCGTGTCCAGCTCTCGACCAACCTGATCGCGGTGCTCTCGCAGGCCCTCTGTCCGAAGCTGGGGAAGGGCATGATTGCGGCCTACGAGTTCATGGTGGTGACGCCGGCCATCTCGAACCTGATCCGCGAGAACAAGACCTTCCGTATTGACTCGAGTATCCAGACGGGCAAGAAGTACGGGATGCAGTTGCTCGACGAGCACCTGCTGCAGCTGTTCAAGGATCACATCATCTCGGCCGAGGAGGCGATGGACAAGTCGCGTAATCCCGGTGAGATGCAGGACAAGATCGAGGCCCTGGAGAAGGGCAGTGCGTTGCCCGGGCCGGAGGGTTCCAAGAAGCCCAAGGACGAGGGTGACGATTTGCCGAGGGGACCGAAGGCCTGA